The DNA window TGTGctcctctgtgtttatgtactgtttgtttgtgtgtgctccctCTAAGTCCTTATAGGCAAAGCTGTTCACTCAGCAGCCATCTTGGCAATACCAGTGGGCAGTTATTTCAAGTCATATAAGATATCATTTCAGAAGCAGTGGCTTCTGTTTTTGATGTAAGGACAAGCTGTCTGTAAAAATGCTGTTGATTTTAACTAATTTAAAAGGTtctatgaatacatttacattactgtgAATACATTTCAACTAATTTACAGGTCAAAAACCGAGTTTAAGAATGTAGGTCCTCATTTGGGTTTTGTTCATGAACACTTGCATATGCGTGTGTCCCCACAGGTGGTGCGGAAGTTCCGGGATGGAGGGTTTAACACACTCGTCTCCACTTGTGTGGGCGAGGAAGGTCTGGACATCGGCGAGGTAGACCTCATTGTCTGCTTTGATGCTCAGAAGAGTCCCATCCGCCTGGTGCAGCGCATGGGGCGCACGGGCCGCCGCCGGCAGGGTCGAATTGTGATCATACTggctgaaggaagagaagaaCGGGTGAGCCAAGCCTGGGCTTTCTCCCACCACTCACCCATCTGCATCGCTTTATGCTCTTTTGCTTCTCATGGTTTTATGGGATCTCAGGAAAAGCAGGACTTTCATATAGAGCCCAATTTCTGTTTGTAGAGttagttttgattttttttgttggtagttttttattttattatttttttgtgtgttagaACAGCTCTGACTCTTTTTTCTCTTGAGGCAATTCTGGTATCTGACATTTTATTCATGATGACCACCTCTGCTCCCGCAGACATATAACCAGAGCCAGAGTAACAGGCGCAGTGTCAATAAATGCATCATGGGGAACAAGCACAGCTTCCACCTGTTCCCCCACAGCCCCCGCATGCTGCCTGTCGGAGTGACCCCCGCTGTGCACAAGATGCACATCACCTGCGGCCACTTTGAGCCCAAAGACAGCAGCAGGCACTCCGTCAAGGGTCGCAGGTTGCTCCCCACAGGACGAGTGCCCTTGCTCCTCCCCCACGGCCAAGGTAAGACACAGCTCACATGTCTCTGGCGACATAATAATGCATGTATGTTCTTATCCTCCCTGAGAGGTTGGTTTTTCTTGATTATCTGTTATGCGTTTTTCATTATTTGgtgatgtattttttaatttcatttactAAAATTTTGCAATTCACTACAAGGACTATTCTGTAAATAAACCTCaacaaacatttaaagtagttttaaATGGCTTCTGGTGAATTTTCAAATGCTTAGTTGTAGAATTATGCAAAAATTATATACTGTGGAATTCTATTGGAGGtaaattttttttgtgctgcCTGAACTCTAAAACAAAGCTTTTATAAAAGAAATAcctgaaaatcattttaagcTACTAAATACTAACACTGTAGTTTTCCTTAGTAATGGGTCCCATTTGCATTTGCTTCATACACTTGAtctagttaaaaaaaaaacgcatTGTAGTATAGCATGTGTAGTTATATACCATGTATAGTAGTGCGCAATGTATATTTCAGTTTTCAGCAGTTTGTACCACCCACAAGGACTTGGGGATCCAACTGCAAAGCAAAGGGGTGATTGTGATGTCATGCCTTGTCCTTGTCAAGAGTACACACATGCTTATTTCAGTCATGCAGAGATGCACTCAGTTGAATTCCATGTCCAGTTAATGATAATGTTAGTGTGACGTCAAGGGAATTTGAAGGCgtgagattttaaaaagaaattttgTTTGTAGAAGCAGATTTATTTTCTGTGCCATGTATATACTGACCTaagttttcattcatttgtttattttcctgaGCAAACCCACTCACTTTGTCAAATCAGACAAATGCTGCATTGTGTGAATGTAAGGATATAATGTCTACTTGCTGTTGGTTGCAGTCTCTGCAGCGGGTGGATCACAGGAGTGTTTGAAGGGGGATGGCTTTCTCAGTCCTGCTGAACAGGCTGTGTGGGCCTCCAGTATGAAGCTGCGTGAATGTGAGCCCCAGCCTACGTTCAGACAGACATCATTCCTGTCGCTAGGCACAGACTCCCAACCACAGGTAAACTCACATTGTTTACCACAAGAGCTACGTGTTTTGAGCAAAACTGCAAGATGGTTTCCAAACATGCATTGGATGCACCTTGAAATGTGTAGCAATGAAAAGCGTCTTTGAATCTTGCTTCTATAAGTCATTGTACTGTTTGTAGAATAGGCAGTAGATTAGCACACCTGTACATGCCTCACGCAGGCTTGTCATGCATAGCTCTTTAGTCGTTAATTCCCTTCATAGTGCCAAAAATGCTCAGCAGCATATTAATAAAAGTTATTTGGTTTTGGTGGTCCGTGAAGTGTccttcatgcatgtgtgcgtgcgtgcgtgtgtatgtgtctggtaTTGTTTTTCTAGGATGCCTGTGCGCAGAGCTTAGTGAGGCCACTGTCCCTCTGGGAATGGAGGCACTGGCAGAATCAGCCTCTTCCCACACACAGAGTTGAGCACTCTGTCCGCTGCCTTCATTTCACTGCAATCATGGAGCTCATAGACAGGATGAAACAGGAAGAAGAGGTGAGACAGAGCGTATAAGGCCAACAAACTGAGAAGAGATGGACAGGGTGGACCGCAGACATACCAATCCAagtaaccaaaaagaaaaaaaattaaatgaaaaagtcCTGATCTGACCTGAAAAAAGATTAATATTCAGGTTATTTTGTAAAGTATAATGGAACATCCTGGATTATTTGATGAGttgttaataacaataattaaaaaaaaacaaaccaacaaaaaaaaaccatcaacTCTAAGATGCTATATCCCAACACATGTCTTCCCTGGAATACGTGAAGCCAACCCCTGCATCAGCTGTTCATCCCTAGAGATAGCCTTGATGGGATAGCACATGTTGTATCTTAAGTACTTATGGAGAGAAGCGCTCTAATCCTTCAGGTCTTGACAAAAACAGGACCATCTGTGCCCCTAGGCAATGGCCCCACAGGAAGCCAGATCTTAAACATGGCCCCAGGGGCTTGTTTTATCTAAAACTGttcaggatccagttgcagattGCTAAATAGATTCAGCTGTAGATTGCTCAATaatgcagtgcatttcacaCAAAAGATTTCTATGAAGAAATAACAAAGAAATTGGCGACCACTGCATGGCTTTATGCTCTTGGTCTTCGGCCCTCACAAGAGCAGGTAATTACCAGAATGGAGCAGGGGCTTGAGGAGCAGCCATCCACTGAGACAGCACAGTGTCCCAGTGGGCTTTTCTTGAAAGAGTTTGTCTTAATTAAGTTTGCTGTACCAAAGTGACTTGTAAGGCAGAAATGGATGTCCATCTCTTAATGGTCAAAGAAAcaaggaagcacacacacatacagaccatGGTTTGGTCCATTTGCCTGAAAGTCTAAAGTAATTATACACAGTTTGTCACTAAAAGGTAAATgtcctttctttcattctttcttgaATGTAACTGTTTGTTACATATACAAATCAAATGACTGGGACAATAGAAAGTCTAGAACTCAAACATTCAGCTGTTTAGAtgctttctttaaaataaaaaagctttcCGTCTTTCTATTATCCCTATCAGTCATGCATAAAACAACTGCATATTGTCTTTTAAAACACagatatgcatacacatgctaAGCATATCATATATGTTTCTTTAGTTCTTAATGAGAAGCACATTAGAGGGCCAGCAAGCAAAGTGTTTTCAAAACACTGAGATTATCCCATTAGGTAATTTCGCCATGTTCTCCATCAGATATTAGCCATCATCTGTTCTTTGTTTAATGGTTTTGAGAAGgaagagaataagaaaaaataGCTCACATAAtcttgctttttttattttggtagCCCAAAATCATTAAATGTCATGAGGGGTCTTGCACTATTACACTAAGCACAAAATAGATGAATAAGTAGGAGGAGGAGTTGATTCATCTTCTCACCCAACCACATTGTCCATCTAATACCTTTTATGCAGCAGTGATGAGCACAAGGGTGTCCCATTGTCATCGTTTAACTGTAATTCAAAGCAATACTCTCTTATAGGTTTTCAGTTTCTGACTGATCACCAAGTTTGCAGAGGATCTCTATAAATACAGATTAATCTTGTGACTATAAAAAAAGCTTGGATTCAtggatttctctttttttagaTCTTGGTCAAGAGCACTGATAAACATAAGTCATGAAAAAGTTTAGTCTTTGTCTAAAGTGCTGTGCTAAGAGTGTGCCTTGAACACAGAAGTAGAAACCAAAGCTATTAATGaggtttattttctttctttcatttttatacatttaaatgtgattttaatgtatttaacttTAATTCTATTACAGGGGAACTTTGTCTGTAATCCTATAAActcaaatggaattgttttGAGAATTACAACCAAACTAATATACATGCTATCCAAGTAAACTAAACTgagttaaaataattaaaacaattaaaataattgttacTATTTGCCCAACCATCTAAGGACATGAGGTCACTTCACTATTTAAGAGATTTGAGACATCAGCttgcatctttctttctttttttttttagtatctGTAACCTTTACTCTTTTTTCACATAGTTTCTTTCTGCATACATTTGTAAACCCTGCTCCTATCAAaacatttcttttccttttaacTGCAGCActcattttctctgcatttaTGCTAATGTTGTGACCTAGGCTCATTCACCTAGAGGTGCCCTATTAGATTAAACAAAGTGTCTATAGTtaactctcattctctctcaagTCAAGACAAAATGatttatatagtacattttataacagaagttgtcacaaagcagctttacaaatatatggATCCAGTTCTCTAATGAACAAGCCAGAAACAACAATGGTGTGGATAACCCCTCTGGTtggaattaaggaagaaaccttggcaGGACCAAGAGTCAAGAGAGAACCCTTCCTCTTTGGGTGgcccagctaataaacagtccatgctttattacattatgtttaatCCAAGTAGCTACTTCAGTATAGATGTGGGAGTCTTGGCTACTCTGGTGGATATAGGGTGGGTGAGCTATATCTGCGTTAACTAGAGTAGATGGGGTAGCTGGATAGATATATCCCTGTTGCTTCCAAAGGCTTAAATCTCATCTCTTCTTGCCATTTTGAGGATTATGTGAAAAGGGAACATTGGGTGCGACTAGGTGGCTAGACAAAACTAAAAGAAACCCTTGGGAAAGTGGGACAGGGTCAGATCCTTATGTTTTGTATGTaatcttttttcccctgtaCATCCTTCATTCTctattttctgtttctcctctgattgtcccaccaccaccatcaccaacaacaGAAAGGTCAGACAGACTCTTCCCAGGCTTATATAATGCTTCTCAGAACAATTATGTAAGTGTGGGTTCTGTAAGTAGGCCAGTCCCAAGTGACCTAGTTGTGCATGAATGACTTTTGGAGAAATGAAGTGAGGAGGGGCAAAGTTGGTGAAACCAAGACCACCCCGATTAGCCTTGTGCCCTTTTCTAAAACATATACGTCTCATCTGGGGCTGCAGTGGCCTTATGGAATGGGATGAAGTCCTCTTCTACTGGATTTCTGTGTTATCCCCCCCAtggctctgtttgtttttctaagcAGAAGGAGGATAATATTACCACAAAAGGCCAGTATTCATGATCTGGGGGTGACCTAATTCCTTCTCAAAACATGGCATGTTTTATTGAATCCTTGTTTTGCTATCATTTGTTATGTGTACCAAAATGAGCATTTCAGTAACAGCTTTTAGAACAATGATGCATAATTTGCTTTAACCAACAGATAAAtgcattaattacatttgatttAGTGTCTCAAGTTACTCAATTGTCAGCCATGAAGCTATTTATTCCATGAGGAATAGGTGCCATATAATATGACCGTTTTAACATATGTTGTATTGTTATTAAATAGTGCGGGTGAAGGGGGTGGCCATATTATAGTTCTAATGAATGTATACTAAAGACTCAACTTGAAATTGTGATGCATCATAATTGCTTCTTCTTAAATGTAATATCAAAAATGTATATCAAATGTGTACAAATCAAAACAAGACATCTTTTATGTTACCTTATTGAATTTGTGCTTTAATCTGTGTTTTCTCATCCTGCAGGGTACCTGCAGATATGAGTCAGAGCTTGAGGCATATCTGCATAAGGAGGATGTTGTTGGTTGCAAGGAGGATGGCAGAATGGCAAAACCAACAAGTGGAAAAGCTCAACAGAAAAGATCTAAAACCACATTTGCTGGTCGAGATATCACCCTCCCAATCTCAACAACGATGCTAAATGTGATCGATGCAGCATGTCAAGAGGAACATTCAAGAAACACTGCTGAGACTTCATCTTGTACTTTAATTAAAGACATCCTTTCCTCTGAGACTGATCGTTGTGTCAGTAAAGGCCAAGAAGATTTCAGTGTATTTCAGTGCAACTTTCACAGCCCTGAGACCGATATGAATGTTGATAAGGCCATGTTAACTGATATAAGTGAGTTTTCAGAGGTTAAACCAACAATACAAGAAGAACAGCTACATACTTGTCTTGGAGATGCACAAGATCCATTTTTTGAAATAAATCCTGATCCTTGTAGTCTACAGCCAGACTGCTCTGCTGCTGAGGAAATGTTTTATCTTCCTaaatgggatgtcataaaatGCCCTAAACTATACCCTCTCAAACAATCCAATACAATCTTAAAAATTATTCTGTCCCGTGTCAAGTCCTTCCTGTCCAGATCTCCACCAAAGTGCTTTGACATAAATGACTCATTAAACAGCAATGAACCTAATGACTCAACAGATTTCTGCAGCGCTCCAAAAGAAGGGATTGATCAATTTGATGTCAATTTCTGCCTTGAAGGAGATGAGAATCCTGTGAATGATGACTCTATGGATGGTAATGTGGCAGGAGACCTTTCTGAATCACTTGACACTCCAGGAATTCTTCAACCTGCACTGTTGCCTGGTAACATACTTTCTTCTGCTCCAGCCATTATAGCCAATAGCCCTAGCTGGGAAGAGGTTTTTGGTGATGATCTGGATAATATGGAGGCAGATAAGAAGCCTGCTCTACCATTGCTGCCTAAAAAGCACCTGGAGCTCACTAGCTTAAATGAGAGCGTTGACTTGTTTGGGGATGATGAGGCTTTCCTTCAGATATCCTTACCAGATATTGCAACTCCAAACAAAGCCAATGTAATGCATATAAGCAGACAGGATATTGAGCAGGAAGAGCAGATCAAACCTGATATAGCACATATAGCTTCAAATAGTTTTAATGCTCCAGGGTCTCTCAAGAGTGACAGGACTCCTTGCCCTCTAATATTAGCACAGAAAAAGGTATCTGAGCACAGTTCTGAGGCTTTCAATTATTCTCAGGACATTTTCTCTGTGAACTTTGACCTTGGGTTTTCATTTGAGTCTGATGAGGAGGACAATGCAGAATGTGCCCCTGGGCCATCCACGGGGGCGCTGGctaagagagagaagacattCACTTCACCAATTGTGGCGAAACCCAGTGAATCTACCAGCAACAGCACTCTTGGACAGGTTTCAACTCCTAGGGTGTGCTCAATGGATACAATAACACTACCATCCCTCATGAACAAGACCAACCTATCACCTATAGTCACTGAGGGAAGGAATATGGTAACAAGGCCAAATGCTCTCGCACCAAGCTCTACACTTGCCTCTCCAATATGCACAACTATAGATATCCCCTCTGAAGGCTGGAGTTTTCGAGCAGAGACACATGGAATAGTCAACAGATCATTTCGGAGGTCTCTGCTTCAGACAGAGAAGACTACTCATCGAGACTCTGTTTCAGGTGggtcctgtttcctgtttcaaATTTACAACATAAAGCTAAATGCATATCTTTTGGTAAAATATGTACTGTCCGTAAGAACTACTTTCATGTGCAGTACTGTGTAAAAAGTCAGTTTTAGGccattcatgaaaatatttaaaacttgtttttgAGGCAGTAGCTTTGTCTTTTGACTAATAACCTTCATAAAGActataaagaatatatttacACTATGTGAACATTCTGAAAATTTGGCATTTGTCCCCTGACACAATATCTGACAAAAGAAACTGAGCCAACAACAAAGCCAAATAATACAGCCACTTAACCTCTTTACAAGTCATATGGACTGATTAATAGCTGAAAGGTCTTTTGGTGGCATGCAGAAACTAGTAGTGTTTTTATTGTGGAACGTGTTCATCTTTCCGTTGTTCTCCATACTCTACTTCCCCAGAGCCACGGAAAAGTGACAGTGAGGAGGAAATAGTGATGAAGAGACGAGGACATCCAGAAAAGGTCAATCCTCTGGCCTCTCCAGAGGTGAGGCTTGCCAAAAAACAGTTCGAATGGTTTAGAAACGAGGTTatgtgtgaggttgtgtgtgacTTGCTCAACAACAATTCCCTTATAAATGTGCTATGAGTTGATGATTTCCTTGAAAATCACTGGAATATTCCTTTGAATTACAGTTTATGGTCATGGTTTATGACCAGCTGAATAATTGCGTTATTATGgatattgcatttattttagcAATCAAAAATCTTCAGTGATGTGGACTCTCCTGTCCAAGTGCCTAGAAGGCGGGTCGCTCGATTAAATATGGTATGTATTTGAATTTCTGTGAAAAAGCACCTGAGCCTGCTTGTGATTACTGCATTCTATTAACACTTTCCACTGATGTTGACTTTATTTTCTAGTCAGAAAGTGATGGGGGAGCAGCATCAGACGATGACTTTCAGAAAGTCTCCTTTTGTCAACCAAATGTGCCTCGGCCTTGTAAACGCTCAAATCGTCTGAACAAATCCAAGGTAAAGACACATAGCATGTCAACATGGTGCATTTTAGAATTGTATTTTGACTGTAAATACTTCAAACATGTCAAACATTTTGAATGTCAAATAGGAAAAAATGTTACTGTTGCAGTGACCTGCTTGAACTTGTCTTGCCTCTTCCAGAAGGTGGGGCGCAGAGAGGGGAGGCACTTCCTGGATGAGGAAGCAGTGCTCTCTGAAGAAGGGGACTCTGTTTCATCAGATGAATGTGATGAAGAACTGGACCAGTCGTTGGAAGGCTTTGTAGTGGACACCACTCACTTATCTCAAGGCCTCAATGGTAAGGATGCAGAAGGTCTTGTAGTAGCAACAGAGGCTCAGCTTCAGTGCAGATACATGGAAGTGCAGCCAGAAAATATTATTTAGGAAGGTTAGATCACTTTTGTCATTTTGGCTCTGTTTTCAAGTTGTCTCCAAAATAATAACTGGGCTCCTGGTGTACGAAGATCACATTTGATAAACCATTTAATACAATCTATAGATGGGGCTGTTTACTGACAATATAAAGCCTTCTGGGTTAAACTGACACTTAACACATTGGAACTCTTTTGTTCAATGAGAGTTTACTATGTGGAAAATTGCCTTTTGAGTAAAGACTTTTTCCCTTTCAGATTCTGAAATGCAGGGATTTTATCTGAAGTCTGTGAAGAGCCCTGCCATCTCTAACAAATTTAGAATGGTGTATAAGCCTATTCACAATGTAGACATCTTCTCACAGGTGAGGGGCTGCTTGggatatatataaaataaactttgaaagaaaaaatgaataaaaggaattaaaaaatgtatttccagTATCAATTGCTTGCCTGGTAGCATGGCATCTCTGTCACATTTTTACTGGTTTCGGCTTCAACAGAAGTGGAACCCATGAATAGTAGAATTCAGGGCTGGCCTGTCTTACATGTGAGTTTGGCATGATTCCTGTCCTCCTGCACATAGTTTAACCATGCCAGACAAAGCAATAGTATAATATTAAActtcaaaaatgtattcagatttttctaatgctttttttcagagatacacacaacattaactCCCACTGACTATCTCATAGCAGTGTGTACATAAATGTGGATGTTTATTTATCCTGCATAGTTATAACTGACAGAATGGGAGGCCTGAGGAGTGCATCTCATTTGTTTGGTGTAGGTAGATGTTGCAtagcacattttaatttaaaaatgcaaaaacatatacaaatcatcaaacaaaaccattttCCACATGGTAGCTCAAGGGGAGAATCTTAGGCAAGAGGTTTTATCCAATTAAATTCAACTTTGTCATTGTACCAATACAGAGCTGTACAGTATATTGAAACACTGTCAGGTTATTCTCCAGTGCAGTTATAAGAGcagatgaaaaaaataatataaagacagtaggcaaaaacaaaattgtgGGTGTGTagatattaattatatatgcaGATTATTGTCCACTGATCATTACAACTGTGATATTTGGACACATTAAGGAGCCCCATTATGGTCTAAACCATTCTCAAAGTCTGACATTGCTCTGAATATGCATTACATATAGCCAATGTAGGTTTATATGTGGATGTTAAATCTTCCAATTAACCCTTTGAGGCATATGAGAGATTTTGTTCCAGTCTTTGGTGGCCATAAGAAATAGGACAGTGAAGTCCAAATTGATTGGCTGAAATCAAATGCTTTAGAAGCAGTACATAGAATTTCATGAAGTATAATTTTGAAATGAACTTCAAGTGGATATTTGTTtcttctcatttaaaaatatttcacttttaacAAACAACCAAATCCGATAACACGTTGAGCTGTTTTGTGAATACTTATTTTGGCTTAATAAGGTCCCAAATGGATTTAAACACATGGCAAACACCCATTCCTGTACACACAGGTCCCTGAGCAGGATGAGACATATGCAGAGGACAGCTTTGTGGTCGAGGgcagtgaggatgaggaagatctTAGTGCTGCTGAAGAGGAGTTTGGAGCAGAGATTTTTCCTGAAGACTCCTATGTAGATGGGAGGAAACAGTACTCCACACGGAAAAGGGCTCGTCTCCGACAGAGCAAGACCACGGATGAGACGAGAGGTGGGAGACCCAAGCGGTCCCGCATCGTCCGAGTGCAGGACTCCAGCGAAGAAGaggaggcaggagaggagaggagaaagaagctCCATGCTGAGGGAGGGCCTGTCTCAGAGCAGCTAACTGTGAGAGTTTCCCAGGCTCTACGCCATCACCCTGTGCCTGACTGTGAACCGCTGCAAGTATGTACAGAAGGCGGTGCAGAGCAGGCTAGGTGGCAGCAGGAGGAATGGACACGGCATAGGATGAAAAAGCAGGTGCGGCTGTCTGAAGAGCTGGACTTTCAACTGCCCCTGGCCTCCTGTTTAGCTGAAACGCATGTACGTTTACAGTAGGGTATGGTGGTTGTGTGCAAAATCTTGATGGAAGCAGCATGgagctgaaaaaaaacaaaaacaattgtaGGATCTTTGATAGTTTTAAGATCTGAGTAAGGCTTCATAGAAATTACCAAACCTCCAAACCAGTGTCCATAACATCTTGAGTGCAAACCAAGTAATGTTAGGCTTCTAAACATTATGAGCTCATCTTGCATTCAAACACCCCCTTGTGTCTGATTTCCCGGCTTCAGGCAGTCAGCGCTGCTCTCTCTAAGGCTGCAGGTGACGGTGCAGGCTGCTCTCTGGCAAC is part of the Electrophorus electricus isolate fEleEle1 chromosome 13, fEleEle1.pri, whole genome shotgun sequence genome and encodes:
- the fancm gene encoding Fanconi anemia group M protein isoform X1, encoding MNNTNQRTLFQTWGTSIPKTTILNKDVREKAPRRRKGSTNDSQAKNTRQNENAASSRGSLWREIGQGTAANQSRQSPNDDQELDDDLILVAVYEAEKSLEDCGQSGDLTTDAIGLRDSTETYADLPGYDSSSGKVWIYPTNFPIRDYQLKISEECLFQNTLVCLPTGLGKTFIASVVMYNFYRWYPSGKIVFMAPTKPLVAQQIEACYKVMGIPQHHMAELTGGTAAPQRRELWRTRRVFFLTPQVMVNDLLRNTCPAPEVKCVVIDEAHKASGNHAYCQVVRELWNQTKQFRVLALSATPGGDMKAVQQVITNLLISHIELRSEESPDIQAHSHQRSLEKIVVPLGESLMGYHTRYLQVLEKFTSRLTQMRVLYHRDLATITKYQLIMAREQFRRNPPPHIMRTQHGVLEGDFALCISLYHGFELLQQMGLRSLFLFTQNIMLGTKEYSRARHELQRSPVFMDLYREMEAMFHTSAGGPEERFFYSHPKLQKLDEVVLHHFRTWSKNSDCGQDSSSGDASGGVSTRVMIFSSFRESVQEIAEMLNRHQPLIKVMTFMGQASGGKGLRGFTQKEQLEVVRKFRDGGFNTLVSTCVGEEGLDIGEVDLIVCFDAQKSPIRLVQRMGRTGRRRQGRIVIILAEGREERTYNQSQSNRRSVNKCIMGNKHSFHLFPHSPRMLPVGVTPAVHKMHITCGHFEPKDSSRHSVKGRRLLPTGRVPLLLPHGQVSAAGGSQECLKGDGFLSPAEQAVWASSMKLRECEPQPTFRQTSFLSLGTDSQPQDACAQSLVRPLSLWEWRHWQNQPLPTHRVEHSVRCLHFTAIMELIDRMKQEEEGTCRYESELEAYLHKEDVVGCKEDGRMAKPTSGKAQQKRSKTTFAGRDITLPISTTMLNVIDAACQEEHSRNTAETSSCTLIKDILSSETDRCVSKGQEDFSVFQCNFHSPETDMNVDKAMLTDISEFSEVKPTIQEEQLHTCLGDAQDPFFEINPDPCSLQPDCSAAEEMFYLPKWDVIKCPKLYPLKQSNTILKIILSRVKSFLSRSPPKCFDINDSLNSNEPNDSTDFCSAPKEGIDQFDVNFCLEGDENPVNDDSMDGNVAGDLSESLDTPGILQPALLPGNILSSAPAIIANSPSWEEVFGDDLDNMEADKKPALPLLPKKHLELTSLNESVDLFGDDEAFLQISLPDIATPNKANVMHISRQDIEQEEQIKPDIAHIASNSFNAPGSLKSDRTPCPLILAQKKVSEHSSEAFNYSQDIFSVNFDLGFSFESDEEDNAECAPGPSTGALAKREKTFTSPIVAKPSESTSNSTLGQVSTPRVCSMDTITLPSLMNKTNLSPIVTEGRNMVTRPNALAPSSTLASPICTTIDIPSEGWSFRAETHGIVNRSFRRSLLQTEKTTHRDSVSEPRKSDSEEEIVMKRRGHPEKVNPLASPEQSKIFSDVDSPVQVPRRRVARLNMSESDGGAASDDDFQKVSFCQPNVPRPCKRSNRLNKSKKVGRREGRHFLDEEAVLSEEGDSVSSDECDEELDQSLEGFVVDTTHLSQGLNDSEMQGFYLKSVKSPAISNKFRMVYKPIHNVDIFSQVPEQDETYAEDSFVVEGSEDEEDLSAAEEEFGAEIFPEDSYVDGRKQYSTRKRARLRQSKTTDETRGGRPKRSRIVRVQDSSEEEEAGEERRKKLHAEGGPVSEQLTVRVSQALRHHPVPDCEPLQVCTEGGAEQARWQQEEWTRHRMKKQVRLSEELDFQLPLASCLAETHAVSAALSKAAGDGAGCSLATEQPLARASVLVDSRCLSGGAEVVSSLRLKHGLAVQVCSLASCDFVVSRRMAVAWQSQAEVASAQSRRRLQDRLQSLQGLFDRVCLVMEQDRTRPGEPLRCFQRSRYYDSTVAALVRAGIRLLVSSDPDNTAALLAELAQVEQRKGQAIGVPTEVKGPHQQALRFYLTIPCVTYVNALYMCHNFSSVAQLVNSSLEALQAGIQVSRSRAEEIYRCLHYPCDTTLLKNTTSKNNL
- the fancm gene encoding Fanconi anemia group M protein isoform X2; the protein is MNNTNQRTLFQTWGTSIPKTTILNKDVREKAPRRRKGSTNDSQAKNTRQNENAASSRGSLWREIGQGTAANQSRQSPNDDQELDDDLILVAVYEAEKSLEDCGQSGDLTTDAIGLRDSTETYADLPGYDSSSGKVWIYPTNFPIRDYQLKISEECLFQNTLVCLPTGLGKTFIASVVMYNFYRWYPSGKIVFMAPTKPLVAQQIEACYKVMGIPQHHMAELTGGTAAPQRRELWRTRRVFFLTPQVMVNDLLRNTCPAPEVKCVVIDEAHKASGNHAYCQVVRELWNQTKQFRVLALSATPGGDMKAVQQVITNLLISHIELRSEESPDIQAHSHQRSLEKIVVPLGESLMGYHTRYLQVLEKFTSRLTQMRVLYHRDLATITKYQLIMAREQFRRNPPPHIMRTQHGVLEGDFALCISLYHGFELLQQMGLRSLFLFTQNIMLGTKEYSRARHELQRSPVFMDLYREMEAMFHTSAGGPEERFFYSHPKLQKLDEVVLHHFRTWSKNSDCGQDSSSGDASGGVSTRVMIFSSFRESVQEIAEMLNRHQPLIKVMTFMGQASGGKGLRGFTQKEQLEVVRKFRDGGFNTLVSTCVGEEGLDIGEVDLIVCFDAQKSPIRLVQRMGRTGRRRQGRIVIILAEGREERTYNQSQSNRRSVNKCIMGNKHSFHLFPHSPRMLPVGVTPAVHKMHITCGHFEPKDSSRHSVKGRRLLPTGRVPLLLPHGQVSAAGGSQECLKGDGFLSPAEQAVWASSMKLRECEPQPTFRQTSFLSLGTDSQPQDACAQSLVRPLSLWEWRHWQNQPLPTHRVEHSVRCLHFTAIMELIDRMKQEEEGTCRYESELEAYLHKEDVVGCKEDGRMAKPTSGKAQQKRSKTTFAGRDITLPISTTMLNVIDAACQEEHSRNTAETSSCTLIKDILSSETDRCVSKGQEDFSVFQCNFHSPETDMNVDKAMLTDISEFSEVKPTIQEEQLHTCLGDAQDPFFEINPDPCSLQPDCSAAEEMFYLPKWDVIKCPKLYPLKQSNTILKIILSRVKSFLSRSPPKCFDINDSLNSNEPNDSTDFCSAPKEGIDQFDVNFCLEGDENPVNDDSMDGNVAGDLSESLDTPGILQPALLPGNILSSAPAIIANSPSWEEVFGDDLDNMEADKKPALPLLPKKHLELTSLNESVDLFGDDEAFLQISLPDIATPNKANVMHISRQDIEQEEQIKPDIAHIASNSFNAPGSLKSDRTPCPLILAQKKVSEHSSEAFNYSQDIFSVNFDLGFSFESDEEDNAECAPGPSTGALAKREKTFTSPIVAKPSESTSNSTLGQVSTPRVCSMDTITLPSLMNKTNLSPIVTEGRNMVTRPNALAPSSTLASPICTTIDIPSEGWSFRAETHGIVNRSFRRSLLQTEKTTHRDSVSEPRKSDSEEEIVMKRRGHPEKVNPLASPEQSKIFSDVDSPVQVPRRRVARLNMSESDGGAASDDDFQKVSFCQPNVPRPCKRSNRLNKSKKVGRREGRHFLDEEAVLSEEGDSVSSDECDEELDQSLEGFVVDTTHLSQGLNDSEMQGFYLKSVKSPAISNKFRMVYKPIHNVDIFSQVPEQDETYAEDSFVVEGSEDEEDLSAAEEEFGAEIFPEDSYVDGRKQYSTRKRARLRQSKTTDETRGGRPKRSRIVRVQDSSEEEEAGEERRKKLHAEGGPVSEQLTVRVSQALRHHPVPDCEPLQVCTEGGAEQARWQQEEWTRHRMKKQAVSAALSKAAGDGAGCSLATEQPLARASVLVDSRCLSGGAEVVSSLRLKHGLAVQVCSLASCDFVVSRRMAVAWQSQAEVASAQSRRRLQDRLQSLQGLFDRVCLVMEQDRTRPGEPLRCFQRSRYYDSTVAALVRAGIRLLVSSDPDNTAALLAELAQVEQRKGQAIGVPTEVKGPHQQALRFYLTIPCVTYVNALYMCHNFSSVAQLVNSSLEALQAGIQVSRSRAEEIYRCLHYPCDTTLLKNTTSKNNL